From a single Micromonospora carbonacea genomic region:
- a CDS encoding pyridoxal phosphate-dependent decarboxylase family protein translates to MAGTPRSHLLTTGTAEDYRRVLAEGIDRVGTRIARTDRPFSGVTPAALAPAVAAVDLDRPLADATAALDELEEVYLRDAVYFHHPRYLAHLNCPVVIPALLGEAVLTAVNSSLDTWDQSAGGTLIERRLIDWTARRIGLGPAADGVFTSGGTQSNLQALLLAREEACARDPAPRRELLPRLRVLTSAAGHFSVQKAATLLGLDADAVRTVPTDADRRMCPDALNAELTSCHRDGLTVMAVVATAGTTDFGSIDPLDAIADRCAAAGARLHVDAAYGCGLLVSPTRRHLLAGIERADSVTVDYHKSFFQPVSSSALLVRDGQVLRHATYHADYLNPAPRASGEQLPNQVDKSLQTTRRFDALKLWLTLRMMGPDAVGELFDEVIDRADGAWRLLAGDPRFEVVTRPTLSTVVFRYLPPAPAGHLADDANRHARRALAASGAAVVAGTRVDGRQYLKFTLLNPETTLDDVAHVVDLIAAHADRYVCERAAVAPCPVG, encoded by the coding sequence GTGGCGGGCACCCCCCGCTCCCACCTGTTGACCACCGGCACCGCCGAGGACTACCGGCGGGTGCTGGCCGAGGGCATCGACCGGGTCGGCACCCGCATCGCGCGCACCGACCGGCCGTTCAGCGGCGTCACCCCGGCCGCGCTCGCCCCGGCCGTGGCCGCCGTCGACCTGGACCGGCCGCTCGCCGACGCCACCGCCGCCCTCGACGAGCTGGAGGAGGTGTACCTGCGCGACGCCGTCTACTTCCACCACCCCCGCTACCTGGCCCACCTCAACTGCCCGGTGGTGATCCCGGCGCTGCTCGGCGAGGCCGTGCTCACCGCCGTGAACTCCTCGCTGGACACCTGGGACCAGAGCGCCGGCGGCACCCTCATCGAGCGCCGCCTCATCGACTGGACGGCCCGGCGCATCGGCCTCGGGCCCGCGGCCGACGGCGTCTTCACCAGCGGCGGCACCCAGTCCAACCTCCAGGCCCTGCTGCTGGCCCGGGAGGAGGCGTGCGCCCGTGACCCGGCCCCCCGCCGCGAGCTGCTGCCCCGGCTGCGGGTGCTCACCTCCGCCGCCGGGCACTTCAGCGTGCAGAAGGCCGCCACCCTGCTCGGCCTCGACGCCGACGCCGTGCGCACGGTGCCCACCGACGCCGACCGCCGGATGTGCCCCGACGCGCTGAACGCCGAGCTGACGAGCTGCCACCGCGACGGGCTCACCGTGATGGCCGTCGTCGCCACCGCCGGCACCACCGACTTCGGCTCCATCGACCCCCTCGACGCCATCGCCGACCGGTGCGCCGCCGCCGGGGCGCGGCTGCACGTCGACGCCGCCTACGGCTGCGGGCTGCTGGTCTCGCCCACCCGGCGGCACCTGCTCGCCGGCATCGAACGCGCCGACTCGGTGACCGTCGACTACCACAAGTCGTTCTTCCAGCCCGTCTCCTCCAGCGCCCTGCTGGTGCGCGACGGGCAGGTGCTGCGGCACGCCACCTACCACGCCGACTACCTCAACCCGGCCCCCCGCGCCAGCGGGGAGCAACTGCCCAACCAGGTCGACAAGAGCCTCCAGACGACCCGCCGCTTCGACGCGCTGAAGCTGTGGCTGACCCTGCGGATGATGGGCCCCGACGCGGTCGGGGAGCTGTTCGACGAGGTCATCGACCGGGCCGACGGGGCGTGGCGGCTGCTGGCCGGCGACCCCCGCTTCGAGGTGGTCACCCGGCCCACGCTGAGCACCGTCGTGTTCCGCTACCTGCCGCCGGCCCCGGCGGGCCACCTCGCCGACGACGCCAACCGGCACGCCCGCCGCGCCCTGGCCGCCTCCGGCGCGGCCGTCGTCGCCGGCACCCGGGTCGACGGCCGGCAGTACCTCAAGTTCACCCTGCTCAACCCGGAGACCACCCTCGACGACGTGGCGCACGTCGTCGACCTGATCGCCGCGCACGCCGACCGGTACGTGTGCGAGCGGGCCGCCGTCGCCCCCTGCCCGGTCGGCTGA
- a CDS encoding lysine N(6)-hydroxylase/L-ornithine N(5)-oxygenase family protein encodes MPTRDVVAVGLGPYNLGLACLAEPLSDLDCLFLEARDTFDWHPGMLLENVRLQTPFLADLVTLADPTSPFSYLNWLKETGRLYPFYIRERFHPLRSEYNAYCRWAVQKLTTVRLGQRVTAVTHDPADDVFAVTATVTATGETVTHHARNLVLGTGTPPHVPAACAGLGGDGVVHSSDYLAHRDALRRRRSVTVVGSGQSAAEIYQDLLADIDTYGYRLNWVTRSPRFFPLEYTKLTLEMTSPDYVDYFRALPEATRYRLEAEQKGLFKGIDADLINDIFDLLYAKSIAGPVDTRLLTNTEVTGAEPANGAYALRLRHVEQGGEFDLTTEGLVLATGYRFQVPDFLDPVRHLLRFDSHGRLDVARDYRVDHAGRIFLQNGGTHTHSVTSPDLGMGPYRNSVIIRELLGREPYPVERRIAFQEFGVPAGVGA; translated from the coding sequence ATGCCCACCCGTGACGTCGTCGCCGTCGGGCTCGGCCCGTACAACCTGGGCCTGGCCTGCCTCGCCGAGCCGCTGTCCGACCTGGACTGCCTGTTCCTGGAGGCCCGCGACACCTTCGACTGGCACCCCGGGATGCTGCTGGAGAACGTCCGGTTGCAGACCCCGTTCCTGGCCGACCTGGTCACCCTCGCCGACCCCACCTCGCCGTTCTCGTATCTCAACTGGCTCAAGGAGACCGGTCGGCTCTACCCGTTCTACATCCGCGAGCGGTTCCACCCGCTGCGCAGCGAGTACAACGCGTACTGCCGGTGGGCGGTGCAGAAGCTGACCACCGTGCGCCTCGGCCAGCGGGTCACCGCCGTCACCCACGACCCGGCCGACGACGTGTTCGCGGTGACCGCCACGGTCACCGCCACCGGCGAGACCGTCACCCACCATGCCCGCAACCTGGTGCTCGGCACCGGCACCCCGCCGCACGTGCCGGCGGCCTGCGCCGGGCTCGGCGGCGACGGCGTCGTGCACTCCTCCGACTACCTGGCGCACCGCGACGCGTTGCGCCGCCGCCGCAGCGTCACCGTCGTCGGCTCCGGGCAGAGCGCCGCCGAGATCTACCAGGACCTGCTGGCCGACATCGACACGTACGGCTACCGGCTGAACTGGGTCACCCGCTCGCCCCGGTTCTTCCCCCTGGAATACACGAAGCTCACCCTGGAGATGACGTCCCCGGACTACGTCGACTACTTCCGCGCCCTGCCCGAGGCCACCCGCTACCGCCTCGAAGCCGAGCAGAAGGGCCTGTTCAAGGGCATCGACGCCGACCTGATCAACGACATCTTCGACCTGCTGTACGCCAAGAGCATCGCCGGGCCGGTGGACACCCGGCTGCTCACCAACACCGAGGTGACCGGCGCGGAGCCCGCCAACGGGGCGTACGCGCTGCGGCTGCGCCACGTCGAGCAGGGCGGCGAGTTCGACCTGACCACCGAGGGGCTGGTGCTGGCCACCGGCTACCGCTTCCAGGTGCCGGACTTCCTCGACCCGGTGCGCCACCTGCTGCGCTTCGACTCCCACGGCCGCCTCGACGTGGCCCGCGACTACCGCGTCGACCACGCCGGCCGGATCTTCCTCCAGAACGGCGGCACCCACACCCACAGCGTCACCTCGCCCGACCTGGGCATGGGCCCGTACCGCAACTCCGTGATCATCCGGGAGCTGCTGGGCCGCGAGCCCTACCCGGTGGAGCGGCGCATCGCGTTCCAGGAGTTCGGCGTCCCGGCGGGGGTGGGGGCGTGA